The following proteins come from a genomic window of Polaribacter dokdonensis:
- a CDS encoding M16 family metallopeptidase — MKKILIALLVTVGLVGCKTPSEEKTKELSVNYKKIELDNGLDVVFHVDKSDPVVAVELMVHVGSAREIEGRTGFAHLFEHLLFLESENLGKGGLDKMSARIGGSGANGSTSRDRTNYLQTVPKDALEKMIWAEADKLGYFINTVTDPVLAKEKQVVKNEKRQSIDNRPYGHNQYVIDKNLYPKDHPYNWQVIGSLEDLQNATLDDVKTFFRKWYVPNNSTLVLSGDIDIEQATKWVKKYFDEIPRGEEIEALEKRSGNVTETKLLYYEDNFARVPQLTMAWPSVAQYHEDSYALEVLTQYLTNGKKAPFNQVLIDDLKLTSNTTMYNYTSELAGQTQLIVRAFNGIKLDEIKDGIQKAFAKFEEEGISEKDLNRIKAGQETRFYGSLSSVLGKGTGLASYNTYTGNPGFVTQDINSTLAVTTEDVMNVYNKYIKGKNFIATSFVPKNQADLALTGSEMANIVEEKIVIGAEENFDPKIAATYDKTPSSFDRSIEPEYGETPSLAVPDVYKASLDNGLKIFGIENDEVPLVRFNLSVKGGQLLESMDKLGLANLTASLLEKGTENKTVPELEEAIQELGASINVYSGTENITISATTLAKNYDKTLALVKEMLLQPRFDANEFDLLKKATIARLRQQEASPNAVARNTYNELIYGKDNMRAKNNLGSTASVANITLEDVKNFYNTNISPSVAKMLVVGDISEAEVTASLEDLNDNWAAKEVNIPEYKTPEAPTKPTVYFYDIPNAKQSVLQFGAPALAATDKDFYPATVMNYILGGGGFASRLTQELREGKGYTYGIRSGFSGTNAKGAFTISSGVRSNVTLESAQAVKQILEDYPNTFSDKDLETTKSFLIKSNARAFETSRAKLNMLSNMSAYGWESDYVKDREAIVNNMTKAQIKELANKYVNPNKMIWLVVGDAETQLDRMKELGYGEPVLLNKRQEKIKE, encoded by the coding sequence ATGAAAAAAATACTTATTGCTTTATTAGTAACTGTTGGCTTAGTTGGTTGTAAAACACCTTCTGAAGAGAAAACAAAAGAGTTAAGCGTAAATTATAAAAAAATTGAATTAGACAATGGTTTAGATGTTGTCTTTCATGTAGATAAATCAGATCCAGTTGTAGCTGTAGAATTAATGGTTCATGTTGGTTCTGCAAGAGAAATTGAAGGTAGAACAGGTTTTGCACATTTATTTGAACATTTACTTTTCTTAGAATCAGAAAACTTAGGTAAAGGTGGTTTAGATAAAATGAGTGCAAGAATTGGAGGTTCAGGTGCTAATGGTTCTACTTCTAGAGATAGAACAAATTACCTGCAAACTGTGCCAAAAGATGCCTTAGAAAAAATGATTTGGGCTGAGGCTGACAAGTTGGGTTATTTCATCAACACTGTTACAGACCCAGTTTTAGCAAAAGAAAAACAAGTTGTTAAAAATGAGAAAAGACAAAGTATAGACAACAGACCTTATGGCCACAATCAATATGTAATTGATAAAAATTTATACCCAAAAGATCATCCTTATAACTGGCAAGTTATTGGTTCTTTAGAAGATTTACAGAATGCTACTTTAGATGATGTTAAAACCTTTTTTAGAAAATGGTATGTACCTAACAATTCTACTTTAGTTTTATCTGGAGATATAGATATTGAGCAAGCTACAAAATGGGTGAAGAAATATTTTGATGAAATTCCTAGAGGTGAAGAAATTGAAGCTTTAGAAAAAAGATCGGGTAATGTAACAGAGACAAAACTATTGTATTATGAAGATAATTTTGCAAGAGTTCCTCAATTAACAATGGCTTGGCCAAGTGTGGCTCAGTATCATGAAGACTCTTATGCTTTAGAAGTATTAACGCAATATTTAACCAATGGTAAAAAAGCACCTTTTAATCAGGTTTTAATTGATGATTTAAAATTAACATCAAACACCACCATGTACAATTATACTTCTGAATTGGCAGGACAAACCCAATTAATCGTAAGGGCTTTTAATGGAATAAAATTAGATGAAATTAAAGACGGAATTCAAAAAGCTTTTGCAAAATTTGAAGAAGAGGGTATTTCAGAAAAAGATTTAAACAGAATTAAAGCTGGCCAAGAAACTCGTTTTTATGGCAGTTTATCTAGTGTTTTAGGGAAAGGTACTGGTTTAGCTTCTTATAATACGTATACTGGTAATCCTGGTTTTGTAACTCAAGACATCAACAGTACTTTAGCTGTAACTACAGAAGATGTAATGAATGTGTACAACAAGTACATTAAAGGTAAAAACTTTATTGCAACTAGTTTTGTACCTAAAAATCAAGCTGATTTAGCCTTAACAGGTTCAGAGATGGCCAATATAGTTGAAGAGAAAATTGTTATTGGAGCAGAAGAAAATTTCGACCCAAAGATAGCAGCTACTTATGATAAAACTCCTTCTTCATTTGACAGAAGTATAGAACCAGAATATGGAGAAACGCCTTCTTTAGCTGTACCTGATGTGTACAAAGCAAGTTTAGATAATGGATTAAAAATATTCGGAATAGAAAATGACGAAGTTCCTTTAGTACGTTTTAATTTAAGTGTTAAAGGTGGACAGTTATTGGAATCTATGGATAAATTAGGCTTAGCAAATTTAACAGCTAGCTTATTAGAAAAAGGAACCGAAAACAAAACTGTACCTGAGTTAGAAGAGGCTATTCAAGAATTAGGAGCTTCTATTAATGTGTATTCAGGCACAGAAAACATTACCATTAGCGCTACTACTTTAGCTAAGAATTATGATAAAACTTTGGCCTTGGTAAAAGAGATGTTGTTACAACCAAGGTTTGATGCTAATGAATTCGATTTATTAAAAAAAGCAACAATTGCACGTTTACGTCAGCAGGAAGCGAGTCCTAATGCTGTGGCTAGAAACACTTATAATGAATTGATTTATGGTAAAGACAACATGCGTGCTAAAAACAACTTAGGAAGCACAGCCTCTGTAGCAAACATTACTTTAGAAGATGTAAAGAATTTTTACAACACCAATATTTCTCCTTCTGTTGCAAAAATGTTGGTAGTAGGTGATATTTCAGAAGCAGAAGTAACAGCTTCTTTAGAAGATTTAAATGATAATTGGGCTGCCAAAGAAGTAAACATACCTGAATACAAAACACCAGAAGCACCAACTAAGCCTACTGTTTATTTTTATGACATTCCTAATGCAAAACAATCTGTTTTACAATTTGGAGCACCTGCATTAGCAGCAACAGACAAAGACTTTTATCCTGCTACTGTCATGAATTATATTTTAGGTGGTGGAGGTTTTGCTTCTAGATTAACACAAGAATTAAGGGAAGGTAAAGGGTATACTTATGGTATTCGTTCTGGTTTTTCTGGTACAAATGCAAAAGGTGCCTTTACCATTTCTAGTGGAGTTAGAAGTAATGTTACTTTAGAATCTGCACAAGCTGTAAAACAAATTTTAGAAGACTATCCAAATACATTTTCTGATAAAGATTTAGAAACAACAAAAAGCTTTTTAATTAAAAGTAATGCAAGAGCCTTTGAAACATCTAGAGCTAAATTAAACATGCTTTCTAATATGAGTGCATATGGTTGGGAATCTGATTATGTAAAAGACAGAGAAGCTATTGTAAACAACATGACAAAAGCACAAATTAAAGAACTAGCCAATAAATATGTAAATCCGAATAAAATGATTTGGCTAGTTGTTGGAGATGCAGAAACGCAATTAGACAGAATGAAAGAATTAGGTTATGGAGAACCTGTACTTTTAAACAAACGTCAAGAAAAAATTAAGGAATAA
- the fabD gene encoding ACP S-malonyltransferase encodes MKAYIFPGQGAQFTGMGLDLYENSDLAKELFEKANDILGFSITDVMFTGTAEELKETKVTQPAIFLHSVILAKVLGDTFQPEMVAGHSLGELSALVANGVLSFEDGLRLVSKRALAMQKACEQTPSTMAAVLGLEDAVVEETCAAIEEGVVVAANYNCPGQLVISGDVEAVKKACEVLTEKGARRALLLPVGGAFHSPLMEPAREELAAAIEATTFNEPTCAVYQNVAAMAITDAATIKSNLIAQLTAPVKWTQCIQAMVADGGTEFIEVGPGKVLQGLMRKIDRSVTASGASL; translated from the coding sequence ATGAAAGCATATATTTTTCCAGGACAAGGAGCACAATTTACAGGAATGGGTTTAGATTTATACGAAAACTCTGACTTGGCAAAAGAGTTGTTTGAAAAAGCCAATGATATTTTAGGTTTTTCTATTACAGATGTCATGTTTACTGGAACAGCAGAAGAACTAAAAGAAACAAAGGTAACACAGCCAGCAATATTTTTACATTCTGTAATATTGGCTAAGGTTTTAGGTGATACTTTTCAACCAGAAATGGTAGCTGGTCATTCTTTAGGAGAATTATCTGCTTTAGTAGCCAATGGCGTTTTGTCTTTTGAAGACGGATTACGTTTGGTTTCTAAAAGAGCTTTAGCAATGCAAAAGGCATGTGAGCAAACTCCATCTACGATGGCTGCAGTTTTAGGTTTAGAAGATGCAGTTGTAGAAGAAACTTGTGCAGCAATAGAAGAAGGTGTAGTAGTTGCTGCAAATTACAATTGTCCTGGTCAGTTAGTGATTTCAGGAGATGTGGAAGCAGTAAAAAAGGCCTGTGAAGTATTAACAGAAAAAGGAGCAAGAAGAGCTTTATTGTTACCTGTTGGAGGAGCGTTTCATTCACCTTTAATGGAGCCTGCTAGAGAAGAATTGGCAGCTGCAATAGAAGCAACTACCTTTAACGAACCAACTTGTGCTGTGTATCAGAATGTAGCAGCAATGGCTATTACAGATGCAGCAACCATTAAAAGTAATTTAATAGCACAATTAACAGCACCTGTAAAATGGACACAATGTATACAAGCTATGGTTGCAGATGGTGGAACTGAATTTATAGAAGTAGGGCCAGGAAAAGTATTACAAGGTTTAATGCGTAAAATTGATAGAAGCGTTACTGCAAGTGGAGCGTCTTTATAA
- a CDS encoding queuosine precursor transporter encodes MNKKDKLAADRIYLILAALFIASLVTSNLIFQKFFYWYPFQLEVFDVKLFEVSVGLLPYPITFLITDILSEIYGKRKANEVVIAGIFASFFSLLIIYVSKEVPATSWSQVNDSTFIEVFGAAPLAVLASMLAYLFAQFIDIRVYHFWKNLTKGKHLWLRNNFSTFSSQFIDTMTVLLLLCSFDIIDWNKFWGLLLSGVLFKMMIAALDTPLLYAAVYAFRKRFNLKVNEEILD; translated from the coding sequence ATGAATAAAAAAGACAAACTTGCTGCAGACCGAATTTATCTCATCTTAGCAGCTCTTTTTATAGCTTCTTTAGTTACATCCAATCTAATTTTTCAAAAGTTTTTTTATTGGTATCCTTTTCAACTAGAAGTGTTTGATGTAAAATTATTTGAAGTTTCAGTGGGTTTACTACCTTACCCAATTACCTTTTTAATTACAGATATACTCTCTGAAATTTATGGTAAAAGAAAAGCAAATGAAGTGGTTATTGCAGGTATTTTTGCATCGTTCTTTTCGCTATTAATAATTTACGTTTCTAAAGAAGTACCTGCAACTTCTTGGTCTCAAGTAAATGATTCTACGTTTATAGAAGTTTTTGGAGCTGCACCTTTAGCAGTTTTAGCGTCTATGTTAGCCTACTTATTTGCACAATTTATAGATATAAGAGTTTATCACTTTTGGAAAAACCTCACCAAAGGCAAACACTTATGGTTAAGAAATAACTTTTCTACATTTTCTTCTCAGTTTATAGATACCATGACTGTACTATTATTGCTTTGTTCTTTTGATATTATAGATTGGAATAAGTTCTGGGGATTATTATTAAGTGGAGTACTTTTTAAAATGATGATTGCTGCTTTAGACACACCCTTATTATATGCAGCTGTCTATGCATTTAGAAAACGATTCAACTTAAAAGTAAACGAAGAAATATTAGATTAA
- a CDS encoding DUF547 domain-containing protein — MKKIFMLLFVLIAFVEVQAQTSIFSNLLEKHVTNEGVVDYAAFKADEAQLDTYLTYLENTNSDKSWSENQQKAFWINAYNAYTIKLILENYPLNSIMDIKKEGKTAWKFPFAKVGGKTYTLDQIEHDILRKKYFDPRIHVGVNCASISCPKILNKAFTASNVDAALETLMKEFINDSSRNKLGKKKVQISSIFDWFKADFTKNGSVIDYLNKYADTEINPKAKVSYLKYDWRLNSK; from the coding sequence ATGAAAAAAATATTTATGCTCCTTTTTGTACTTATCGCTTTTGTGGAAGTGCAAGCACAGACCTCAATCTTTTCGAATTTATTAGAAAAACATGTTACTAATGAAGGAGTTGTAGACTATGCAGCATTTAAGGCTGATGAAGCACAACTAGACACATATCTTACGTATTTAGAAAATACAAATTCGGATAAATCATGGTCTGAAAATCAACAAAAAGCATTTTGGATTAATGCTTACAATGCATATACCATAAAATTGATTTTAGAAAACTACCCTTTAAACTCTATCATGGATATTAAAAAGGAAGGAAAAACAGCTTGGAAATTTCCTTTTGCAAAAGTGGGTGGTAAAACCTATACTTTAGATCAAATAGAACATGATATTTTAAGAAAAAAGTACTTTGACCCAAGAATTCATGTAGGTGTAAACTGTGCATCTATCTCTTGCCCTAAAATTTTAAACAAAGCTTTTACTGCTTCAAATGTTGATGCTGCTTTAGAAACCTTAATGAAAGAATTCATCAACGATTCTTCAAGAAATAAACTAGGTAAAAAGAAAGTTCAAATTTCATCAATTTTTGATTGGTTTAAGGCAGATTTTACAAAAAATGGTAGTGTAATCGACTATTTAAATAAGTATGCTGACACCGAAATTAACCCAAAAGCAAAAGTCTCGTATTTGAAATACGATTGGAGATTGAACAGTAAATAA
- a CDS encoding arsenosugar biosynthesis-associated peroxidase-like protein translates to MSKTYYDAADLRKFGKITEWSEELGNKFFDYYGKVFEEGALTAREKSLIALAVAHTEQCPYCIDAYTKDGLQRGITKPEMMEAIHVGAAIKSGATLVHGVQMMNKVNKLEM, encoded by the coding sequence ATGTCTAAAACATATTATGATGCTGCTGATTTGAGAAAATTTGGCAAAATTACAGAATGGAGTGAAGAATTAGGAAACAAGTTTTTCGATTATTATGGAAAAGTTTTTGAAGAAGGAGCATTAACCGCTCGTGAAAAATCATTAATTGCATTGGCTGTAGCACATACAGAACAATGCCCTTATTGTATAGATGCTTATACAAAAGATGGTTTACAAAGAGGTATTACAAAACCAGAAATGATGGAAGCCATTCATGTTGGGGCTGCAATTAAAAGTGGTGCAACCTTAGTTCATGGTGTTCAAATGATGAACAAAGTGAACAAATTAGAAATGTAA
- the arsS gene encoding arsenosugar biosynthesis radical SAM (seleno)protein ArsS (Some members of this family are selenoproteins.) gives MATKSLKARNNDIANTSRQMEILSNGIFANGELPTFAKKIKETNQFPLRPKKLEILQINLGYMCNQVCEHCHVDAGPDRKEIMTVETMQQCLEVIKKTEAHTLDLTGGAPEMNPNFRWFVEEASKAGIKDFIVRSNLTIIRANKKYYDLPEFFKKHNVHVVSSMPHWTRGKTDKQRGDGVFDKSIKALQELNAVGYGMPGSDLKLDLVYNPSGAFLPGDQQALEADFKKALKADFDIDFHNLFAITNLPISRFLDYLIASDNYEDYMHSLLDAYNPAAVENVMCTNTISISWDGWLYDCDFNQMLNLKVASKVKHVSDYNEELLQDRNIIINQHCYGCTAGAGSSCQGVVA, from the coding sequence ATGGCTACAAAATCATTAAAAGCAAGAAATAACGACATCGCAAATACATCTCGTCAAATGGAAATTCTTTCAAACGGAATTTTCGCTAATGGTGAGTTGCCAACATTTGCAAAAAAAATAAAAGAAACCAATCAGTTTCCTTTACGTCCTAAAAAATTAGAAATTCTTCAAATTAATTTGGGCTATATGTGTAACCAAGTATGTGAACATTGTCATGTTGATGCTGGTCCAGATCGTAAAGAAATTATGACTGTAGAAACCATGCAGCAATGTTTGGAGGTGATTAAAAAGACAGAAGCACATACCTTAGATTTAACTGGTGGAGCTCCTGAAATGAATCCTAATTTTAGATGGTTTGTAGAAGAAGCTTCTAAAGCAGGTATTAAAGATTTTATTGTTCGTTCTAACCTAACTATTATTAGAGCTAATAAAAAATATTACGATTTACCTGAATTCTTTAAAAAACACAATGTACATGTGGTGTCTTCTATGCCTCATTGGACACGTGGAAAAACAGACAAACAAAGAGGAGATGGTGTTTTCGATAAATCAATTAAAGCCCTACAAGAGCTAAATGCTGTGGGTTATGGAATGCCAGGTTCTGATTTAAAACTAGACTTGGTGTACAATCCTTCTGGCGCTTTTTTACCTGGAGATCAACAAGCTTTAGAAGCCGATTTCAAAAAAGCATTGAAAGCTGATTTTGACATTGACTTTCATAATCTTTTTGCCATCACCAATTTACCAATCAGTCGTTTTTTAGATTACTTAATTGCCTCAGACAATTATGAAGATTATATGCATTCTTTGCTAGATGCATACAATCCTGCAGCTGTAGAAAATGTAATGTGTACCAATACCATTTCTATTAGTTGGGATGGTTGGCTATATGATTGCGATTTTAACCAAATGCTAAATTTAAAAGTAGCCAGTAAAGTAAAACACGTTTCTGATTATAATGAAGAATTATTACAAGACAGAAACATTATTATCAACCAACATTGTTATGGCTGTACTGCAGGTGCAGGGAGCAGCTGTCAAGGTGTAGTTGCATAA
- a CDS encoding TIGR04282 family arsenosugar biosynthesis glycosyltransferase — MIRNTAILIFANSAEKDAERKSFLSTEVIAELNKVTLKKVQKTGLPYFHYSEKNQEGADFGERFSNAIAAVFSNGFENVITIGNDTPHLKTRHIIESAQQLAQNNLVLGPSKDGGFYLMGIKKAHFNKNTFLKLPWQTNRLNSYISKISSAKNISIAYLELLNDIDAKEDISKIIESRYKITAQLLVLLKRLVAVHQSLFYHLENSLCYFTNELHYNKGSPYLLA, encoded by the coding sequence TTGATTCGAAACACTGCCATATTAATTTTTGCAAATTCAGCCGAAAAAGATGCTGAAAGAAAATCATTTCTTTCTACAGAAGTTATTGCTGAACTGAATAAAGTTACCTTAAAAAAGGTTCAAAAAACAGGCTTGCCTTATTTTCATTATTCAGAAAAGAATCAAGAAGGAGCCGATTTTGGCGAACGTTTTTCGAATGCAATTGCTGCTGTTTTTAGCAATGGTTTTGAGAATGTAATTACTATTGGTAATGACACTCCACATTTGAAAACACGTCATATAATAGAAAGCGCACAACAATTAGCACAAAACAATTTGGTGTTAGGGCCCTCTAAAGATGGTGGTTTTTATTTAATGGGTATTAAAAAAGCACACTTTAATAAAAACACCTTTTTAAAATTACCTTGGCAAACCAATCGTTTAAATTCTTATATCTCTAAAATATCTTCGGCTAAGAATATTTCTATAGCGTATTTAGAGTTGTTAAACGACATAGATGCTAAAGAAGATATTTCTAAAATCATAGAAAGTCGTTATAAAATTACTGCACAACTTTTAGTTTTATTAAAGCGTTTAGTTGCAGTTCATCAATCTTTATTTTATCACTTAGAAAATAGTCTTTGCTATTTTACCAATGAATTACATTACAACAAAGGTTCACCTTACCTTTTGGCGTAA
- a CDS encoding SusC/RagA family TonB-linked outer membrane protein, translated as MKHIFMWIILLATSISFSQIKISGTVTDKTTGMGIPSVAIASSSENGTTSDINGVYTIFISDTNQVITFSYLGYKTQKINIGTQRVINVQLEEIETNLDEIVVTALGLNRKTKELGYVVQEIKAKEVTNVKTVNFLDNLAGKLAGVTISQGATGVGSSSKITIRGEASFSNNNPLFVVDGTPINNNSVFNFTNEAAAGFQEIDFGNGAMEVNPDDIETITVLKGPSAAALYGTRASNGVIVINTKDGSKKKGLGVSINSSITFDSAFRLPEFQNEYGQGNSGNFEYVDGLGGGVNDNITYSWGPRLDAGNLIAQFDSPVTLADGTVVRGGDTSLYSGNTITPTLFKSNPDNLKDFYQTGVTAINNIAINDSFERGSYRLSITDLDSESIIPGVNLERKTAALKVNFNPSPKTRITSSVNYVNSSSDNRPANGYGSENANYSLVAWGPRSLNIDSLRNYWQPGLEGVQQYSFNYTFFDNPFFILQENTNSFNRDRVFGNIAIKHQFTDQLSVSLRSGMDYSSEKRALKRNFSSNRFKNGAYAEHDVFYREVNTDFLINYNNNFGDISFDVSFGGNRLDQNASTKQTQTTNLAQPGIFSLNNAASPLEVFEFESKKRINSLYGIAKFGYKDYLFVDITGRNDWSSALATPFSVDGTSFFYPSISSSFILSNYTELPSSISFAKLRASIAQVGNDTNPYQTSGAFASQTPFNGLPTFSNQNFIPNSNLRPEITTSYELGADLRFFKDRLNIDFTYYNATTKDQIISLPIPISSGYNQQVINGGKVTTSGVEIILGGTPIQTENFTWNTTFNFASNKSVIKDLPQNDGRLTLAYSRIYNSANQTVWFQVEEGGQIGDMYGTGYEKNGDGEFLLDDNGRYIANNDLIKIGNYNPDFTLGWNNSFRYKNWNASFLFDWRQGGEIVSRTRALGNVGGQLAETAFRPDAGIVAQGVNVNTGQPNTVAVSAESYYRQFYDRNHEENNVYDASFLKLRQVSLGYVLNLEEGFLGLKDTSSMSFSFIGNNLFVITENPHFDPEQLAVQGNGFVSGVEDMSYATSRSLGFKVGFNF; from the coding sequence ATGAAACATATTTTTATGTGGATTATACTGTTGGCCACTAGCATCAGTTTTTCACAAATTAAAATATCGGGTACAGTAACCGATAAAACTACAGGAATGGGAATACCATCTGTAGCCATAGCTTCCTCATCAGAAAACGGAACAACTTCAGATATAAATGGAGTGTACACCATTTTTATATCCGACACCAATCAAGTAATAACCTTTTCTTATTTAGGATACAAAACACAAAAAATAAATATTGGTACTCAAAGAGTTATCAATGTTCAATTAGAAGAAATTGAAACCAATTTAGATGAAATTGTAGTAACTGCTCTAGGTTTAAATAGAAAAACCAAAGAACTAGGTTATGTAGTTCAAGAAATAAAAGCGAAAGAAGTTACAAATGTAAAAACCGTAAACTTTTTAGACAATTTAGCAGGTAAATTAGCAGGTGTTACTATTTCTCAAGGAGCTACAGGAGTTGGCTCATCTTCTAAAATTACCATTCGTGGAGAAGCCTCGTTCTCGAACAACAATCCACTTTTTGTGGTAGATGGTACACCTATTAATAACAACTCTGTATTTAATTTCACCAATGAAGCTGCTGCTGGTTTTCAAGAAATTGATTTTGGTAATGGAGCAATGGAAGTAAATCCTGATGATATTGAAACCATAACCGTTTTAAAAGGGCCAAGTGCTGCTGCTCTATATGGTACTCGTGCTTCTAATGGTGTTATAGTAATTAACACCAAAGATGGTAGTAAAAAGAAAGGTCTAGGCGTAAGTATTAACTCTTCTATTACGTTCGATTCTGCTTTTCGTTTGCCTGAATTTCAGAATGAATATGGCCAAGGAAACTCAGGTAATTTTGAGTATGTAGATGGTTTAGGAGGTGGTGTTAATGACAATATTACTTATTCTTGGGGGCCAAGATTAGATGCAGGAAATTTAATTGCACAATTCGATTCTCCAGTAACCTTGGCAGATGGAACTGTAGTAAGAGGTGGTGATACTTCTTTGTATTCAGGCAACACAATAACACCAACCTTGTTTAAATCTAATCCAGATAATTTAAAAGATTTTTATCAAACAGGGGTAACTGCAATTAACAATATTGCTATCAATGACAGTTTTGAAAGAGGATCTTACAGATTATCAATTACAGATTTAGACAGTGAATCTATTATACCTGGTGTAAATTTAGAACGAAAAACAGCAGCTTTAAAAGTAAACTTTAATCCATCACCAAAAACACGCATTACAAGTTCTGTAAACTATGTAAATTCTAGTTCAGACAACAGACCTGCTAATGGTTATGGTAGTGAAAATGCAAATTACTCATTAGTTGCTTGGGGGCCAAGGTCTTTAAACATCGATAGCTTGCGTAATTATTGGCAACCTGGTTTAGAGGGTGTTCAGCAATACTCATTTAACTATACATTTTTCGATAATCCATTTTTTATCCTTCAGGAAAACACAAACTCATTCAACAGAGATCGTGTATTTGGGAATATTGCTATTAAGCATCAATTTACAGATCAGTTAAGTGTTTCTTTACGTTCAGGAATGGACTATTCCTCTGAAAAGAGAGCGCTAAAACGTAATTTTAGTAGTAACCGTTTTAAAAACGGAGCTTATGCAGAGCACGATGTTTTTTACAGAGAGGTAAATACAGATTTCTTAATCAATTACAATAACAATTTTGGAGATATTTCTTTTGATGTTTCTTTTGGAGGAAACAGATTAGATCAAAACGCAAGCACCAAACAAACACAAACTACCAATTTAGCACAACCAGGTATTTTTAGTTTAAACAATGCTGCCTCTCCTTTAGAGGTATTTGAATTCGAATCAAAGAAACGCATTAACTCCTTATATGGAATTGCTAAATTCGGCTACAAAGATTATTTATTTGTAGATATTACAGGTAGAAACGATTGGTCTAGTGCACTAGCTACTCCTTTTTCTGTAGATGGCACGTCTTTCTTTTATCCATCTATATCTTCTAGTTTTATATTGTCTAATTATACAGAGTTACCTTCAAGTATTTCTTTTGCAAAACTTAGAGCAAGTATTGCACAAGTAGGTAATGATACAAACCCTTACCAAACTTCAGGTGCATTTGCTTCGCAAACTCCTTTTAATGGTCTGCCAACATTTAGCAACCAAAACTTTATTCCGAATTCTAATTTAAGACCAGAAATCACAACTTCTTATGAGTTAGGTGCAGACTTGCGTTTCTTTAAAGATCGATTGAACATCGATTTTACCTATTACAATGCCACTACAAAAGATCAAATTATTTCTTTACCCATTCCAATCTCATCAGGCTATAATCAGCAAGTAATTAATGGTGGAAAAGTAACAACAAGTGGTGTAGAAATTATCTTAGGAGGGACACCTATACAAACAGAAAACTTTACTTGGAATACTACTTTTAACTTTGCTAGTAATAAATCTGTAATCAAAGATTTACCTCAAAATGATGGGCGTTTAACGTTGGCTTACAGTAGAATTTACAATAGTGCCAATCAAACTGTTTGGTTTCAGGTAGAAGAAGGTGGACAAATTGGGGATATGTATGGTACTGGATATGAAAAAAATGGGGATGGCGAATTTTTATTAGATGATAATGGAAGATACATTGCCAATAATGATTTAATTAAAATCGGGAATTACAATCCAGATTTTACTTTAGGTTGGAACAATTCTTTCCGTTATAAAAATTGGAATGCAAGTTTCTTATTCGATTGGAGACAAGGAGGAGAAATTGTGTCGAGGACAAGAGCTTTAGGTAATGTTGGTGGGCAATTGGCAGAAACTGCTTTTAGACCAGATGCAGGTATTGTGGCTCAAGGTGTAAATGTAAACACTGGGCAGCCTAACACTGTTGCTGTGTCTGCAGAGAGTTATTACAGACAATTTTACGACAGAAACCATGAAGAAAACAATGTATATGATGCTTCATTTTTAAAATTACGTCAGGTTTCACTTGGGTATGTTTTAAATTTAGAAGAAGGCTTTTTAGGTTTAAAAGACACCTCTAGCATGAGCTTTTCTTTTATTGGAAACAACCTTTTTGTGATTACAGAAAATCCGCATTTCGATCCAGAACAATTGGCTGTACAAGGCAATGGTTTTGTAAGTGGTGTAGAAGATATGAGTTATGCTACTAGCAGAAGTTTAGGTTTTAAAGTAGGTTTCAATTTCTAA